TCCACCGGTCATCGACGCGCCGTTCTTCCAAAAAGTATTTATTCCCTGCTCGTAGTTACCACAGAAAATGGTATTCACCACAACATCTTTCTCTTTGGCATTTATCGCTGCATCCTTATAGTTCAGTCTGCCTTGATCAAAAGGCTCGTTACCCGCTATAAATATCATTTTTAAATTATCTGGATTATTGCCCCAATCCAGTTGCTTAAGCGATTTCTGTATAACTGTTCCGCAGAATTCCTCCCCGCCGTTTGTAGTAAGTGAAAAGAGCTTTTCTGAAATCTCGTCAAGATCATCACTAAAGTTTAAGACTTGTTGTATATAGCCCTCCGTTGAGGAAAGACCGTCATTACCGTACTGATAAAGTGCAATTTGAAGCTTAGGTCTAAGCTCATTACCACATTTGGCATGAGTAAACTCGTTTACAATATCCCAGAGTTGGGATTTAGCTTGATTGATCAGGCCGTCCATACTATTACTGGTATCCAACAAAAGGGCAATTTTAACCACATTGTTTTCAGTGTCGTCGGATACTGGCATCGCATGTGCAATAATAGATTGCTCTTTTGATTTCATTTTGAGCTCGCAACCGTATCCAAAGCTGATCGACAATGTTGCAATACATACTAGGGCTGTTTTTTTAAACTTTTTCATTTTTTGATTTATTTAAATATTGGTCTAAATCTACCCGTAAACTTTTTTTCAAAATAGCTGTTTTGAGGGAAGTGCCCTTTTGAATGAGTTAAGTGTACTAGGTAGTTTTTGTAAGCCATAAAAAGCTATTAGGAAAGACCATAGTTAGCTATTCTCCGTTTTCTAGTGTCATGGGAATCAGCTAAGTTTACAGTGATATTATCTCATGAAAAAACAGTTACTCATACTCTTCACCTTGTTCCTTTTAGGGGGATTCGCTTGCTTTTGCCAAACTGAGGGAGATGGTATAAACTTTGTCGTTAAAGGCAATGTAAAAGGCAAGGAAACATTAGCTCCAATATCCGGTGTATCCGTTTCAACCAATAAAGGTACGTTCACATCTACCAATGCTTTGGGTGAGTTTAGAATAAAAGTAAGTTTGGGTGAAACGCTAATTTTTGAGGATGCCCGAATAGAAACCGTTAGGTATCGCATAAAGAATGATGATGACATCCAAATTCGGGTAGAAGGTTACGGTGGCCCATCCGTTCAAAAAAGAGAAACCAGTAGTATATCAAATAGGGCGGCTTCTTTGCATCAGGCGTTCTTAGATTCAGCCGTTTACTATAAGAAAGAAAACATAGCAAAGAGTATTGATTTTATAGCAAAATCAATAGAACAGTTAGGTGACAGGGGCAATAAAAAGGAATTGGCAAGGTCGCTCACCGCTTTAGGGGAGGTCTATCTGTATCATCAGCAATATGACTTGGCCATAGATAATTTTGAGGACGCCCTGGAAGCCAACAAGACTATCGCCACTGCCTTACTGTTGGGAAAGACCTATGTCACGAACAAGGACTTCAAAAAAGCTGTAGAAATTTTGCAACCCCTTTTGGAAATGAAAAATATGGTGCCTTTTCAAAGTGTCTCCCTCTTTGAAACGTTGGGGGATGCTAATATAGGTGAGAACAAGGTTAGGGTGGCCTTGGATTTTTATAATGAGGGACTAAAAGTGGCCAAAAAGAATCAGATAACCCCCAAAATGACGGACCTGAATTCAAAGATTGCCGATGCCTATGCTCAGGACAACCAACTAATGGAAGCCGAAGCGTATTATGGTAACTCCCTACAATTGGCCAGCAAACTTGCACCTAAAAGAGCCTTGCAGGAAAAAGAAAAGGTTGCCGACTTCTACAACAAGAAGAGCCAATATAATGAGGAAATAGCCATTCGCAAGAACAGTCTAGAGGAATTGAATAGGTTAAAATCGCCAAAAAAAGATGACACCCGAACAGATTTGGGCGATACCATCACCACACAACGCATAAATTATAAAATTGCCAATGCCTATATTGCCCAGGATAAGTACAACGAGGCAATTCCCTATCTAGAAAGAAGTATCGTAGAGGCCGACTCGGAAGATGATTTAATAGTCCAGAAAGACGCTACTAGAAAACTGTCCGAAGTATATGAGTATAAAGGAGATTTTAACAGGGCGTTGGAAACCTACCAATCCTATGTTGCACTCGTTGATACATTATATGTGCGCAAAGAGCAGGAAATTTCAAGGGCAGCGCGGTTCAATAGAGAAATAGCTTCTACACAAAGTAGGATTACCGGATTGGAGCAGGAGCGGGAACTTTCCCAAAGCAAATACGATTTGGCATTGACCGAGCAGGAACTAGCTGAAGAAAGTTATAAAAGGCAGCGTTGGATTATCTATTCCCTGATTTTCGGTATAGTTCTAACAGGTTTGGCGGCCTTCTTTTTCTATAGGAGCAACCAGCAACAAAAACTGACCAATAATCTTTTAGCCTTAAAATCGCTACGCTCGCAAATGAACCCGCATTTTATCTTTAATGCTTTAAATTCTGTTAATAATTTCATTGCCAAAAGTGATGAAAGAAGCGCTAACAGGTATTTGAGTGAGTTCTCCACATTAATGCGATGTGTTTTAGAAAATTCGGAAGAAGACTTTATTCCGTTGGATAAAGAACTGGAATTATTGGAGCTTTACGTGAAATTGGAGCATTCCCGTTTTCCAGATAAGTTTGATTATGTAATTGAGATAGATGACAACTTGGATGTTGCCTCCTATCAGATTCCCCCAATGTTGCTTCAACCTTATATAGAAAATGCCATTTGGCATGGTTTACGGTATAAGGAGGAGAAAGGCGTTTTGAAGATAAAAGTGGAATCGAAGGATGTTAAGAGTGTTGAGGTCCGAATTACGGATGATGGTATTGGTAGAAAAAAGTCCGCTAGCCTAAAAACACAAAATCAGAAAAAACAGAAATCAAAAGGAATGGGCAATATTCAACAACGGGTGGCTATCCTGAATGACATGTACGGGGATAAAGTAGCGGTTACGATTGCGGATTTGAAAAATGACAGTACCGGTACAAAGGTAATTTTCACTTTAAAAAAAGACAAATGATCTTAAAAGCCATATTAGTAGAGGATGAAGCCAATAGTAGGGAAATCCTTAGAAACTACTTGAAGAAATATTGTCCTAAAGTTGAACTGGTAGGAGAGGCGTCTTCTATAAAAGAAGCTCTGGAAATCATAAGAATGCAGGAATTAGATCTTGTTTTTCTAGATATTGAGATGCCTTTTGGAAATGCCTTTGACTTATTGGAGAAAGTTCCTGATCGTACGTTCGAAACTGTCTTCGTAACCGCTTACGACCATTATGCAAAGGATGCCCTTAACAGTCATGCCGCTTACTATTTAATGAAACCTATAAATATTGATGAGCTTATAAAGTCCGTAAATTATGTGTTGGAGGTGAAAGAAAGGGAAAACACCTTACAGGAAAAAGTTTTAAATTCGAATACGCGGTGTATAGAAGGTAAACTTACCCTTCCGCAACAGGATGGTTTTCAAGTCTTAAATGTTTCGGAAATACTATATTGTAAGGCCGATGATAATTATACTGAAATCTACTTGGAAAATAAAAAACTGTTGGTAAGCAAAACCTTGAAGTATTTTGAAGATGCCCTTTCAGAATTTCCGTTTGCGAGGATACATAAATCTTATTTGGTAAATGTAAACGAGGTCGTTAAATACAGAAAAGGGAAAGGGGGAAGCGTAATCATTTCCAATGGAAAGGAACTCATGGTTTCTGCTTCCAAAAAGAAGGACTTTCTTTCGTTCTATGACTAAAATAATCCGATTAAAATGATAATGGAAGTAAGAGGTAAAACACCTAAAATTGGGCAAGATTGCTACATCGCAGAAAATGCCACTATAGTTGGCGATGTCGTCATTGGAAATCAGTGCAGCATTTGGTTCAACACCGTTTTGAGGGGAGACGTAAACTTTATAAAAATAGGGAACAAGGTAAACATACAAGATGGTGCCGTTGTTCATTGTACCTATAAGAAAGCGTCTACCACAATCGGCAATAACGTTTCCATTGGTCATAACGCCATTGTACATGGTTGTACCATTCATGATGATGTTCTGGTAGGCATGGGAAGCATTATTATGGATGATTGTGTTGTGGAGAGTAACAGCATTATTGCCGCTGGGGCAGTCTTGACCAGAGGCACCCATGTGCCGTCCGGGAGTATATTTGCAGGAATGCCGGCAAAAAAAATAAAGGATATTAGTCCAGAACTAAGCTCAGGCGAGATTAATCGCATAGCAGAGGCCTATATAATATATTCAGGCTGGTTCAAGAAAAATTGATGTCTACCTAAGGAAAAAATCTTGGAACTTAGAATGTACTGGGGTTTCATGCTTTCCCGTTTGCACTTGATTTATAATACCTTATTTTTGATTTATAAAAAGTACTTCAAATGAACGCATACATATTCCCCGGACAAGGTGCCCAATTCGTGGGTATGGGACTGGACCTATACGAGAAATTCCCCGTAGCAAAGGAATTGTTTGAGCAAGCCAATTCCATATTAGGATTTTCTATTACCGATATCATGTTTCACGGTACTGCGGATGGTTTACAGGAAACTAAGGTTACGCAACCTGCCATTTTTCTTCATTCGGTAGTATTGTCAAAAGTCATGGGGGATTCCTTTAAACCCGATATGGTTGCGGGACATTCTTTAGGGGAGTTTTCCGCTTTGGTCGCTAACGGAGCATTGAGCTTTGAAGATGGTCTAAAATTGGTCTCCCAAAGAGCATTGGCCATGCAAAAAGCCTGTGAAATGGTATCCGGCACAATGGCCGCTGTAT
This sequence is a window from Maribacter aestuarii. Protein-coding genes within it:
- a CDS encoding vWA domain-containing protein translates to MKKFKKTALVCIATLSISFGYGCELKMKSKEQSIIAHAMPVSDDTENNVVKIALLLDTSNSMDGLINQAKSQLWDIVNEFTHAKCGNELRPKLQIALYQYGNDGLSSTEGYIQQVLNFSDDLDEISEKLFSLTTNGGEEFCGTVIQKSLKQLDWGNNPDNLKMIFIAGNEPFDQGRLNYKDAAINAKEKDVVVNTIFCGNYEQGINTFWKNGASMTGGEYMAIDHNREVVHMTTPYDDIIIKLNSKLNKTYISYGTLGASKMEMQMDQDENAMALQEVVAVKRAVSKSSRLYNNKKWDLVDAYDDKEFDISRISKEELPSELKRKSIAEIEAYVAQKKSEREKIQKEIHELNAKREAHIAKNQNEDSKGELESVMLRAIKKQASSKNYTWE
- a CDS encoding histidine kinase, with translation MKKQLLILFTLFLLGGFACFCQTEGDGINFVVKGNVKGKETLAPISGVSVSTNKGTFTSTNALGEFRIKVSLGETLIFEDARIETVRYRIKNDDDIQIRVEGYGGPSVQKRETSSISNRAASLHQAFLDSAVYYKKENIAKSIDFIAKSIEQLGDRGNKKELARSLTALGEVYLYHQQYDLAIDNFEDALEANKTIATALLLGKTYVTNKDFKKAVEILQPLLEMKNMVPFQSVSLFETLGDANIGENKVRVALDFYNEGLKVAKKNQITPKMTDLNSKIADAYAQDNQLMEAEAYYGNSLQLASKLAPKRALQEKEKVADFYNKKSQYNEEIAIRKNSLEELNRLKSPKKDDTRTDLGDTITTQRINYKIANAYIAQDKYNEAIPYLERSIVEADSEDDLIVQKDATRKLSEVYEYKGDFNRALETYQSYVALVDTLYVRKEQEISRAARFNREIASTQSRITGLEQERELSQSKYDLALTEQELAEESYKRQRWIIYSLIFGIVLTGLAAFFFYRSNQQQKLTNNLLALKSLRSQMNPHFIFNALNSVNNFIAKSDERSANRYLSEFSTLMRCVLENSEEDFIPLDKELELLELYVKLEHSRFPDKFDYVIEIDDNLDVASYQIPPMLLQPYIENAIWHGLRYKEEKGVLKIKVESKDVKSVEVRITDDGIGRKKSASLKTQNQKKQKSKGMGNIQQRVAILNDMYGDKVAVTIADLKNDSTGTKVIFTLKKDK
- a CDS encoding LytR/AlgR family response regulator transcription factor; the protein is MILKAILVEDEANSREILRNYLKKYCPKVELVGEASSIKEALEIIRMQELDLVFLDIEMPFGNAFDLLEKVPDRTFETVFVTAYDHYAKDALNSHAAYYLMKPINIDELIKSVNYVLEVKERENTLQEKVLNSNTRCIEGKLTLPQQDGFQVLNVSEILYCKADDNYTEIYLENKKLLVSKTLKYFEDALSEFPFARIHKSYLVNVNEVVKYRKGKGGSVIISNGKELMVSASKKKDFLSFYD
- a CDS encoding gamma carbonic anhydrase family protein, with protein sequence MIMEVRGKTPKIGQDCYIAENATIVGDVVIGNQCSIWFNTVLRGDVNFIKIGNKVNIQDGAVVHCTYKKASTTIGNNVSIGHNAIVHGCTIHDDVLVGMGSIIMDDCVVESNSIIAAGAVLTRGTHVPSGSIFAGMPAKKIKDISPELSSGEINRIAEAYIIYSGWFKKN